A window from Mangifera indica cultivar Alphonso chromosome 2, CATAS_Mindica_2.1, whole genome shotgun sequence encodes these proteins:
- the LOC123206272 gene encoding uncharacterized protein LOC123206272 isoform X2, translating to MATCLATRVAPNQCIGLLRLSFSLVQSFSTSASPASTSASKKPKRKKKKNLFEVAQFLPNWGIGYHMAKTHWESVYYEITKINLYKDGRHGKAWGIAHKDDAPKKISGVHKRCWRYIPSLTKSAADTPKLTMPTDNAPTAEDQAA from the exons ATGGCGACTTGTCTCGCAACAAGAGTTGCACCTAATCAATGCATAGGTCTCTTGAGACTCTCCTTCAGCCTCGTCCAAAGCTTCAGTACTTCAGCTTCTCCGGCTTCGACTTCGGCTTCCAAAAAACCAAAgcgaaaaaagaagaagaacctGTTCGAGGTGGCTCAGTTTTTGCCCAACTGGGGAATCGGTTACCACATGGCAAAAACCCATTGGGAGAGTGTTTATTACGAGATCACAAAGATCAATCTTTACAAG GACGGTAGGCATGGAAAAGCTTGGGGAATTGCTCATAAAGATG ATGCTCCCAAGAAAATAAGTGGAGTTCACAAACGTTGTTGGAGATACATTCCAAGCTTGACAAAATCAGCTGCAGACACACCAAAGTTAACAATGCCAACAGATAATGCCCCAACAGCTGAGGATCAAGCAgcataa
- the LOC123209644 gene encoding uncharacterized protein LOC123209644 has translation MSTSEACPAALSVSRKFSGEIGEHLNSDSPSEVDLESGFLFVKLHLDDKSVRDCRICHLGFDGSSQELRPPIELGCSCKGDLGSAHRQCAETWFKIKGNMICEICGSTAVNVGGEQINQSNDVAAAASLASAAPMILMETRNLWQGHRVLNFLLACMVFAFVLSWLFHFKVLS, from the exons ATGTCTACTTCCGAGGCTTGCCCTGCTGCACTGTCAGTCTCCAGAAAATTTTCCGGCGAGATTGGGGAACACTTGAACTCGGATTCTCCGTCTGAAGTGGACCTGGAGAGCGGGTTTTTGTTCGTGAAGCTGCATTTAGATGATAAGTCAGTGAGAGATTGTAGGATTTGCCATTTGGGTTTTGATGGTAGTTCTCAAGAGTTAAGGCCTCCCATTGAGTTAGGCTGTTCTTGTAAAGGTGATCTGGGTTCTGCTCACAGACAATGTGCTGAGACTTGGTTTAAGATCAAGGGTAACAT GATCTGTGAGATTTGTGGCTCCACTGCAGTCAATGTTGGTGGTGAGCAAATAAATCAGTCAAATGATGTAGCTGCTGCAGCCTCATTAGCTTCAGCAGCACCTATGATCTTAATGGAAACTCGAAACTTGTGGCAGGGTCACCGCGTATTGAACTTTTTACTCGCCTGCATGGTGTTTGCCTTTGTCCTATCTTGGCTCTTCCACTTCAAAGTGTTATCATGA
- the LOC123201230 gene encoding mitochondrial import inner membrane translocase subunit TIM10, whose protein sequence is MAANSPVGIDKEQAFGMAETEMEYRVELFNRLAQTCFNKCVDKRYKESELNMGENTCIDRCVSKYWQVNSMIGQLLSAGGRPPM, encoded by the exons ATGGCTGCTAACAGTCCGGTGGGTATAGATAAAGAACAG GCCTTTGGTATGGCAGAAACTGAAATGGAGTATAGAGTAGAATTGTTCAACAG GCTTGCTCAGACATGTTTCAATAAGTGCGTTGACAAAAG GTACAAGGAGTCCGAGCTAAATATGGGTGAAAATACTTGCATTGATCGCTGTGTTTCAAAGTATTGGCAG GTTAATAGTATGATTGGGCAGCTGCTGAGTGCTGGTGGTCGGCCTCCAATGTAA
- the LOC123206272 gene encoding uncharacterized protein LOC123206272 isoform X1 has protein sequence MATCLATRVAPNQCIGLLRLSFSLVQSFSTSASPASTSASKKPKRKKKKNLFEVAQFLPNWGIGYHMAKTHWESVYYEITKINLYKDGRHGKAWGIAHKDGLPIADAPKKISGVHKRCWRYIPSLTKSAADTPKLTMPTDNAPTAEDQAA, from the exons ATGGCGACTTGTCTCGCAACAAGAGTTGCACCTAATCAATGCATAGGTCTCTTGAGACTCTCCTTCAGCCTCGTCCAAAGCTTCAGTACTTCAGCTTCTCCGGCTTCGACTTCGGCTTCCAAAAAACCAAAgcgaaaaaagaagaagaacctGTTCGAGGTGGCTCAGTTTTTGCCCAACTGGGGAATCGGTTACCACATGGCAAAAACCCATTGGGAGAGTGTTTATTACGAGATCACAAAGATCAATCTTTACAAG GACGGTAGGCATGGAAAAGCTTGGGGAATTGCTCATAAAGATG GCTTGCCTATTGCAGATGCTCCCAAGAAAATAAGTGGAGTTCACAAACGTTGTTGGAGATACATTCCAAGCTTGACAAAATCAGCTGCAGACACACCAAAGTTAACAATGCCAACAGATAATGCCCCAACAGCTGAGGATCAAGCAgcataa
- the LOC123206242 gene encoding neutral ceramidase 1-like: MMEFSAYLSFRSLRRTIWFWIFLLFLLGDCGGVLSDSNYLVGLGSYDITGPAADVNMMGYANMGQIASGVHFRLRARAFIVAEPQGNRIVFVNLDACMASQLVTIKVLERLKARYGNLYTEKNVAISGVHTHAGPGGYLQYIVYIVTSLGFVRQSFDVLVDGIEKSIMQAHENLRPGSIFMNKGDLLDAGVNRSPSAYLNNPAAERSRYKDNVDKEMTLLKFVDDQWGPVGSFNWFATHGTSMSRTNSLISGDNKGAAARFMEDWFEQNGIESTSADEFGADGIFRRVSSIISSPRHNHHELLELAASFQSPPGKPATRILSSARRVRNAFRQAEKPAFVSAFCQSNCGDVSPNVLGAFCIDTGLPCDFNHSTCGGKNENCYGQGPGHLDEFESTHIIGERQFKKAIDLFNTASEQLEGKVDYHHTYLDFSQLEVTLPRQGGGSEVVKTCPAAMGFAFAAGTTDGPGAFDFTQGDDKGNPFWRLVRNVLKTPDKEQVDCQHPKPILLDTGEMKQPYDWAPSILPIQILRVGQLVILSVPGEFTTMAGRRLRDAVKTVLTSSGEFTDVHVVIAGLTNTYSQYVTTFEEYEVQRYEGASTLFGPHTLSAYIQEFKKLASALISGQAVKPGPQPPDLLSKQISLLTPVVMDLTPSGVNFGDVKADVPKNYTFKRGDTVSVVFWSACPRNDLMTEGTFSLVEILHGKDTWVPAYDDDDFCLLFKWSRPFKLSTRSFATIEWRIPESASSGVYRIKHFGAAKGFIGSIHHFTGSSSAFVVA, from the exons ATGATGGAGTTTTCTGCCTATTTAAGTTTCCGAAGCCTGCGTAGAACTATTTGGTTCTGGATATTTCTTCTATTCTTGCTTGGGGACTGTGGAGGAGTATTATCGGATTCGAATTATTTAGTTGGGTTGGGGAGCTATGACATCACAGGACCTGCAGCTGATGTTAATATGATGGGTTATGCTAACATGGGGCAGATTGCATCTGGGGTTCACTTTAGGTTGCGAGCTCGTGCATTCATTGTGGCTGAGCCACAGGGAAATCGCATTGTGTTTGTAAATCTTGATGCTTGTATGGCCTCACAACTTGTAACAATCAAAGTGCTTGAGAGGTTGAAGGCAAG GTATGGCAATCTATATACAGAAAAGAATGTTGCAATCAGTGGTGTTCACACCCATGCTGGCCCTGGTGGTTATCTCCAATATATCGTGTATATTGTGACATCACTTGGATTTGTTCGTCAGTCATTTGATGTCCTTGTGGATGGTATAGAGAAAAGCATTATGCAAGCTCATGAAAATCTCCGGCCGGGATCAATTTTTATGAATAAGG GAGACCTTTTAGATGCTGGTGTAAATCGCAGTCCCAGTGCTTATCTTAATAATCCTGCAGCAGAGCGCAGCAGATATAAGGATAATGTTGATAAGGAAATGACCCTATTGAAGTTTGTGGATGACCAGTGGGGACCAGTGGGTAGCTTCAATTGGTTTGCAACTCATGGAACTTCTATGAGTCGTACAAACTCTTTGATAAGTGGGGATAATAAGGGTGCTGCTGCACGATTTATGGAAGATTGGTTTGAGCAGAATGGCATTGAAAGCACATCTGCTGATGAATTTGGAGCTGATGGAATCTTCCGGAGAGTTTCAAGCATAATTTCCAGTCCTCGTCATAACC ACCATGAGTTACTGGAACTTGCAGCATCCTTCCAGTCTCCTCCAGGTAAGCCAGCAACTAGGATTTTGAGTTCTGCAAGGCGTGTCAGGAATGCTTTCAGGCAGGCTGAGAAGCCTGCATTTGTATCTGCATTTTGTCAGTCCAACTGTGGGGATGTTAGCCCAAATGTTCTTGGAGCATTCTGTATAGACACTGGACTCCCTTGTGATTTCAATCACAGTACCTGTGGTGGGAAGAACGAGAACTGTTATGGTCAAGGACCAGG TCATCTGGATGAATTTGAAAGTACACATATTATTGGAGAGAGGCAGTTCAAAAAAGCAATAGATCTTTTTAACACCGCATCTGAACAATTAGAAGGAAAGGTTGACTACCACCACACTTATCTAGATTTCTCCCAGCTTGAGGTCACACTTCCTAGACAGGGTGGAGGTTCTGAGGTAGTCAAAACATGTCCTGCAGCAATGGGGTTTGCTTTTGCTGCAGGAACAACTGATGGTCCTGGAGCATTTGATTTTACGCAAGGGGATGACAAG GGAAATCCCTTTTGGAGGCTTGTGCGCAATGTACTTAAAACACCTGATAAAGAACAAGTTGATTGTCAGCATCCAAAGCCCATTTTGCTTGACACTGGGGAAATGAAGCAACCATATGATTGGGCA CCTTCAATACTTCCAATCCAAATCCTCCGAGTAGGGCAGCTAGTCATTCTGAGTGTACCAGGAG AGTTCACAACAATGGCTGGGAGACGACTCCGTGATGCTGTGAAGACAGTTCTCACTTCTAGCGGTGAATTTACTGATGTTCATGTTGTTATAGCTGGATTAACTAATACTTATTCACAGTATGTGACCACCTTTGAAGAGTATGAGGTTCAGAGATATGAG GGAGCTTCCACATTATTTGGTCCACACACGCTCAGTGCCTACATTCAAGAGTTCAAGAAGCTTGCAAGTGCTCTTATCAGTGGCCAAGCTGTCAAACCTGGTCCACAACCCCCAGATCTCCTTAGCAAGCAAATCAGCTTACTTACACCTGTTGTTATGGACTTAACTCCTTCCGGTGTGAATTTTGGGGATGTCAAGGCTGATGTTCCTAAAAATTATACCTTCAAGAGAGGTGATACAGTGAGTGTTGTCTTCTGGTCAGCCTGCCCCAGAAATGATCTTATGACTGAGGGTACATTCTCTCTTGTGGAGATTCTCCATGGGAAAGATACCTGGGTTCCAgcttatgatgatgatgatttctGCCTTCTCTTCAAGTGGTCGCGACCTTTTAAACTAAGTACACGTAGTTTTGCAACCATAGAATGGAGAATCCCTGAGTCAGCTTCTTCAGGTGTGTACAGAATAAAACATTTTGGTGCTGCAAAAGGCTTCATAGGATCAATCCACCATTTCACTGGTTCATCAAGTGCTTTTGTGGTAGCATGA
- the LOC123206262 gene encoding uncharacterized protein LOC123206262 yields the protein MALILFIAFSFFLQGALGEIICEKLPSELCSFSVSNSGKRCLLEKNYATSDGTVAYQCKTSDVSVAVIHDFIETDICISACGVERKSIGISSDSLLQPHFTAKLCSPQCYQACPNIVDLYFNLALGEGVHLPTLCEAQRANPRRGMFQIQSSGAVAGPVSAPGPISAELDISPALAPIPA from the exons ATGGCTCTCATCCTTTTTATTGCTTTCTCATTCTTCCTTCAAGGAGCACTTG GTGAGATTATATGTGAGAAGTTGCCAAGTGAGCTCTGCTCATTTTCGGTGTCAAATTCTGGCAAGCGATGCTTATTAGAGAAGAACTATGCAACTAGTGATGGAACAGTGGCATATCAATGCAAGACATCTGATGTGTCTGTTGCTGTCATTCATGATTTCATTGAAACTGATATATGCATTAGCGCATGTGGAGTTGAAAGGAAATCTATTGGCATTTCATCAGACTCTCTTCTTCAGCCTCACTTCACTGCCAAGCTTTGCTCCCCACAATGCTATCAAGCTTGCCCCAATATTGTTGACCTTTACTTCAACCTAGCCCTCGGAGAAG GAGTGCATTTGCCTACTCTGTGTGAGGCACAGCGAGCAAATCCAAGGCGTGGCATGTTTCAAATTCAGAGCTCTGGTGCAGTTGCAGGTCCTGTTTCTGCCCCAGGTCCCATTTCAGCTGAATTAGACATCTCTCCTGCACTTGCTCCTATTCCAGCTTGA
- the LOC123201424 gene encoding serine/threonine-protein kinase BSK5-like, translating into MGARCSKLSLCWWPSSLKSNLHDSSDLENGSADALPAYREFSLDQLRAATSGFCSDNIVSEHGEKAPNVVYKGKLADEDRLIAIKRFSRSAWSDSRQFLEEAKAVGQLRSERLANLIGCCCEGEERLLVAEFMPNETLSKHLFHWENQPMKWSMRLRVALYLAQALEYCGGKGRALYHDLNAYRILFDQDGNPRLSTFGLMKNSRDGKSYSTNLAFTPPEYLRTGRVIPESVVYSFGTLLLDLLSGKHIPPSHALDLIRGKNFLMLMDSCLEGHFSNDDGTELVRLASRCLQYEPRERPNAKSLVASLLPLQKETEVPSYTLMGISHGTASLKQQTVTLTPLGDACSRLDFTAIHELLEKVGYKDDEGIASELSFQVWTDQIQETLNSKKRGDAAFRAKDFPTAIECYAHFIDAGTMVSPTVFARRCLCYLLSDMPQEALGDAMQAQVVSPEWPTALYLQAAALFSLGMNNDAQETLKDGTNLEAEKHRN; encoded by the exons ATGGGAGCTCGGTGCTCCAAGTTGTCTCTCTGCTGGTGGCCGTCAAGTCTCAAGTCAAACCTCCATGACTCCTCGGATCTCG AGAATGGGAGCGCTGACGCTTTGCCGGCTTACCGGGAGTTTAGTTTGGACCAACTGAGAGCTGCCACGTCAGGATTCTGTTCGGACAACATAGTCTCGGAGCACGGAGAGAAAGCACCTAATGTGGTTTATAAAGGGAAGCTTGCTGATGAAGATCGCTTGATTGCCATCAAACGTTTCAGTAGATCGGCGTGGTCAGATTCAAGACAATTCCTT GAGGAGGCAAAAGCAGTGGGGCAGTTGAGGAGCGAGAGGTTGGCGAATTTGATAGGTTGTTGCTGCGAAGGAGAGGAGAGATTACTTGTGGCTGAGTTTATGCCCAATGAGACTCTATCGAAGCATTTGTTTCATT GGGAGAACCAACCCATGAAATGGTCAATGAGGCTGAGAGTAGCTCTTTATCTGGCGCAAGCGCTGGAATATTGCGGCGGTAAAGGGAGGGCATTATATCACGACCTTAATGCTTACAGAATTCTGTTTGATCAG GACGGCAATCCCAGACTCTCCACCTTTGGCCTTATGAAGAATAGTAGAGATGGCAAGAGCTACAGTACGAACTTGGCTTTTACACCTCCAGAATACTTGAGAACGG GAAGGGTAATTCCCGAGAGTGTTGTTTACAGCTTTGGCACCTTGTTGCTTGATCTTCTTAGTGGCAAACACATTCCCCCAAGTCAT GCTCTTGACCTCATACGCGGAAAAAATTTTCTGATGCTGATGGACTCATGCTTGGAGGGTCATTTCTCAAATGATGATGGAACTGAACTAGTGCGGTTAGCATCGCGGTGTTTGCAGTATGAGCCTCGTGAAAGGCCAAATGCCAAGTCTCTTGTGGCATCTCTCTTGCCTCTTCAGAAAGAAACTGAG GTTCCATCATACACTTTGATGGGTATTTCACATGGAACTGCATCCTTAAAGCAACAAACAGTAACTTTAACACCTCTTGGTGATGCTTGTTCAAGACTGGACTTTACTGCAATACATGAATTATTGGAGAAGGTTGGATACAAGGATGATGAGGGAATTGCAAGTGAG CTTTCTTTCCAAGTGTGGACAGATCAAATTCAAGAGACATTAAATTCTAAGAAACGCGGTGATGCTGCTTTTCGAGCTAAAGACTTTCCCACTGCCATTGAATGCTACGCACAT TTCATCGATGCAGGGACCATGGTATCACCCACTGTGTTTGCCAGACGCTGTTTATGCTACTTGCTCAGTGACATGCCTCAAGAAGCTCTTGGAGATGCAATGCAGGCTCAAGTTGTATCCCCAGAGTGGCCCACTGCCTTGTATCTTCAAGCTGCTGCCCTCTTCAGCCTTGGGATGAATAACGATGCACAGGAAACTCTTAAAGATGGCACAAACTTGGAAGCCGAAAAACATAGAAACTGA